ACGCCCAGGCGGCAATCGCCACCCGAATAGGGTTGGTCCGGGCGTGCAACCCGCGGTCGCCTTCGCCGACAAACACCAGCGGGCGGATGTAGCACTCTTCGAGCTGATTGACCCGGACCGTTTCCAGGCAGGCTTGGCTGATGTGCTCGGGCGTAAACGGAATTTTGATATCCAGAATATGGGCCGAGTCAAACAGGCGCTCAATATGCTCGGCAAGACGGAAGACTGCCGAACGGCCGTCCTCGCCGGCGTAGCACCGAATGCCCTCGAATACGCCGACGCCGTAGTGGAGGGTATGGGTGAGCACATGTACCGTGGCCTCGGGCCAGGCGACAAACTCGCCGTCCATCCAGATTTTACCGTTTTCCACGCCGTCCTCCTTTGCGAGAAGCTCCCTGCAAACCAGAACACTTAGCGAAAGTCAATGGAGGGACAGACAAGCCTATGGGACTTACCGGACGTTCAATCAACAATGGGATCGTTTCCTCTCTCGTGTGCTTCATCTTCGTTGCTGAGGTGCCGTCTGATCTGTCCTTGAATGAAACTCCTGAGCGGTCAAGGCTGGTCCGTGTCGTGTAAAATCCGGCCAGTTTTGCCGGCGCTTGCCCGGCTGTCGCGTCCGCTGGCCAGCCGGCTGAGAGACAGGTGGCCCAGGAAGTGTTGCTCGACCAGGCTCAGGCGGGCCGAGAAGGCGGGTGCGGCGAGTGCGGCCAGCTCACCGCCGACGGCCACCACATTGCCCCCGAATACGGGAAACACGGCCGTGTGCGGCCAGGCCGTCTCAAAGGTCGCGCGGGCGGCCGCATAGCCGGGAATGCCCGAGTGCAGGTTGGTGGCCAGCACGCCGCCCGGAGCCAGACAGGCGCGACATTCGGTATAAAACTCGTGGGTACTCAGGTGGCGCGGCACCCCCTCGACGCGGTAGGCGTCGAGCAGGATCAGGTCGTAAGACAGCCGGCCGGCAGCCCGACGCAGATAGTCCCGGCCGTCCTGGACGATGATCCGCTGGCGTTCGTCCTGGACAATGCCAAAGAAGCGTTCCGCCAGCGCAACAACAAGCGGGTCAAGCTCGACGGTATGCAGCGTCACCCGCTCCAGGTAGTGGTGGAGGACCATTTGCAGGCGTCCCCCGCCCAGCCCGATGAGCAGAATACGCCGGGGCTGGGGCTGCCAGATCAGGGCCAGGAGCATGGCCTGGGTATAGGCCGAGGGCAGGACGAGGGGGTCATCGGGGTCAAGCCGTGATTCGGTTTCTTCGATCTGGCTGTCGGGATGGCGGTAGCACAGCAGGAGCTGCTGTGTCGTGCGACGCACGACGATGTGGTTATAGGCCGAGACCTGCTCATGCACGATGCCGGGACGGGCGGCGCGGCCAGCGGCCAGACGGCGGCTGATGGCGGCCAGGTTTTGCTCTTGCCAGGCGGAGAGGGTCGGTGGTGTGGGGCGTGTCGAGCGTGTCTTTCGTATCCATCTCATTCAGGATGTCCGACCCGGGCGGTGGTTTCCCCCTCGGCCAGCCCTTGGGCCTGTGTCATTTGACGGTGGCGATGGCCAGGCGGTGCAGACCCTCGGTCCGGGCCAGATCCATCACGCCGACCACCCGGCCGTGCTGGACTTCCTGGTCAGCGCGGACCACCAGGGTGACCTCGCTGCCCTTTTCCCGCTCGGCCTGGAACACGTTCTGGAGCTGCTCAAGGCTGGTCTCCTGTTCGTTCAGAAACAGGCCGCCGCCCTTGTCCAGACTCACCGTGAGGCGTGTCCGTTCCACCTGAGAGGCGGCTGACGACGCCTTGGGCAGGCTGACATCGACCCGGCCCTCTCTGGTCTGATTAAACGTGGCCAGAAAGCTGAACGTAATGAAGAAGAAGATGAACATGTTCATGATGATGTCGGTCAGCGCCACCGAGTCGAGGTTCGGGCTGGGCTGTGGGTGCTTGCTAAACTGCATCGCTGAGGGGCTCCCGGGGCTGAGCTTGGGTGAGCATATCAATCAGGGTCTCGGTGTGCTCTTCGGTCAGCCGGGTCAGCCGTTTGACCCGGGCGGTGAGGTGATTATAGATCAGATAGTACGGAATCGTGACACTCAGACCGGCGGCGGTGGTGATCATGGCTTCGTAGATACCACCGGCCAGGATATTGATCGTGATCTGGTCGCCCATCATTTCCCAGCTCATGAAGGCGCGGATCAGACCGATGATGGTGCCCAGAAATCCAAGCATCGGGGCCACCCCAATCACCGCCGCCAGCACGCCCAGATAGGACTCCAGGGCAGCGACCACATCCCCACCTAAACGTTCCAGACGGCGGGTCAGCTCGCTGTGGCCGCGGTCCCGATACACAATGGCAGCCTCAAACAGCCGGCTGAGCGGGCTGGTGTATTCACGGCAGACGCCCAGGGCGACCGAGATATTGCCCTCAGCCAGCTGGGGTTCGATACGCTGGTTGAGCGTGCTGAGGTGGGTACGGAACCGCCACAGCGACCAGAACTTGGCCAGCACAATGGCAAAAGCAACGACGGACAGGACGGCGATGATGAACAGCACCACGCCGCCCTTGGCCAGAAAGAGCCAGATTCCCTGATCTGTTGGTGAGACGGTGATCGTGATATCCTTTCAGGCTCTTCTTGTTATCACGCTCACCTTTTTTGGCCTAGCCCGGTGTGGGTCGCCGAGCCAGCCCGGACGGTGGGGAAAGAGGAACGAGACGCTCGTCTTGACTCAGCCGATCCTCCTCGTCCGGTGTGTCAGACGCCGCAGTTCTTGTTCACAAAATCCTGGATCTGTTTTTTGAGTTGCTGGTCTCCCAGCCGGTTCAGCATGGTGCGGGTGCCCCGGGCGGTCCGACAGCCGGCCTGGGCGTTGCCCAGCGAAACGTTCAGCACGGCGACCTCGTACGAGCCGCGGAACCAGATCGGGTCCCCGGCCTGCGAGTCTCGGAGCATCTCCTCCCAGTAGGCCAGCGCCTGTTCCTTGTTCCCGTTGACCTCGGCGATACGGGCCAAGCCGGCCAATGAGACCAGCGAATACGGCCCGTCCTGGAGCTGGGTGTACAGGGCGGCCGCCTGGCCGTAGTCTCTGACATCCAGATACAGCTGGGCCAGCTCGTATTTGAACTTGTCCTGGGACTCGTCTGCGGCAAAGTCCTGACGCGTAATCTTGTCGCTGTACAGGCGGGCCAGGGTGCGTTTGGCGGCCTGGAGGTTCTCCCTGTCGTTCTGTTTCTTCAGGGTCCGAATATCCCGCACCAGGACCTGATCGAGCGCTGTGAGCAACTCAAGACGTTTGTCGGTGTCATAGGTGGCAAAGATGGCCGCCACATTCTTTTCCAGCTCCTCAAAGCGGCCGGCCTTCTCCAGCGTCACCAGACGGACGCGGGCCACGGTTTCAAAGGCGTCTTTATGGGCCGGGTAGTGTTGCTCGAAGTCGTGCAGCAGGTCGGCGATCTGGGTGGCGTTGGCGTCGGTGTCCTCGCTGAGCAGGACCGCGTGCATGAACTTGACCCGACCGCGATAATTCCTGAGATTCTCGCGTTTTTTGCCCTTGGGGTTCTGCTTTTCAAACGCGGCGCTGCTCTGCTCAAAGGCGACCAGGCCGTCTCTGATGCCTTGTTTGAGGTCGTCGGGGCTGATGCCCAGGTCTTTATCGGGCTCTTCTTCCCACTGTTCGTAGATCGAGAAATAGCTTTGCAGGGTGGCAAAATCGGCCCGGAAGCGAAACTCGGTACTGCCGCGGACGCGCCGATACGAGTTCACGGCTTCGAGATAGTTTTCCTGGCCGTGCTGATACTCACCGAGTCGAAAATGCGCCTCGTGGACGGCTTTTGAGCGGTTCTTGGGATCGCGTTTGATCAGGTCTCTGGCCGCGTTCACATACAGGCGGCCGTTGGTCTGGTTCTGCGACTGGGCGAACAGGGCCTCGGCAGCCTTGAAACGCAGGTAGGCGGCGTTGACCGCATTTTTGGACGATCCGCCGTTGAGGTAGCTGTCCAGGGTGGTGATTGCCTGGTGCAGCCTGCCGGTTCTGAGCAGCGCGTCGCCAAGGTAGTAGCGGGCGTCCTGTTTATGGCGCCGGGCGCGTGAATCGTCCGACTCCAGCACCGTCCGTAGGACGGGGATGGCCTTGGCGTACTGGCCCTTGCGAATAAAAGCCGCCGCGTTGTGCCACGGCATATAGGGGTCGAGGGCCAGCTTTTCGTCTTCGTTCAGGACCTGGGCCAGCAGGGTGTCGGCCTTGGCTCTCCACGTATCGTCGGCGTTTTCTGACTCTTTGACCCCCAACACCAGGCCGATGGCCCGTTCCCGGGTCTTGCGGCGCTGCGTGCCGCGTTCCTGCTGGCTGCGCTCAAACAGACCGCTGGCTTCGGCCAGCTGTTGTTCGAGCAGGTCTTCGGGTGAGGGGCCGCTGCGTTTGCCGCGCTTGGCCAGACGCCGGGTCTCTGCCAGCGCGTTGGTGACCTTGGCGCGCATGCTGGGGCTGGTCGCCTTGTCTTTCAGCAGCGCCTCAAAGTCGTTGATCGCCCAGTCATACTCGCCCAGTTCGCGCTCGCTCAGGGCGCGGCCGAACAGGGTCTCGCGTTTGATGCTCGACGCCGGGCCGGAGGCAAACTCGGAGAAGCCGTTAATCGCGTCTTTGAGCAGCTGGGCCTGGCGCTCGCCCTCATACACGAACGAGCCGACATACTTGAGCCAGTTGAGAAAATACAGCGCACGGGCCGCCACATCCTGGGCGTCTCTCCACCGCGCCTCTTCGTACAGGGCCTCCAGGTCGCCGTCGACGGCCATGATGTCCTGCATCCAGCGTTCCATGACATCGGTGTTGGCCTTGTAGATGGCTTGCAGGGGCGCGCTCAGGTCGGTGTAAACCTGCCGCACGCTCGCGCGCTTGGTCTTGACCGCAGTGGCCAGATCCGAGGCGGCCACAAACTCCATGGCCAGCGGACCGATAACCCCGATGGCGTTGAGCTGGCCAGCCTTGCCGCCGGTCCTCAACTGGTTGGCCCGGTTTTTGGCCTGGGCGGCGC
The nucleotide sequence above comes from Desulfurellaceae bacterium. Encoded proteins:
- a CDS encoding fused MFS/spermidine synthase, producing the protein MRWIRKTRSTRPTPPTLSAWQEQNLAAISRRLAAGRAARPGIVHEQVSAYNHIVVRRTTQQLLLCYRHPDSQIEETESRLDPDDPLVLPSAYTQAMLLALIWQPQPRRILLIGLGGGRLQMVLHHYLERVTLHTVELDPLVVALAERFFGIVQDERQRIIVQDGRDYLRRAAGRLSYDLILLDAYRVEGVPRHLSTHEFYTECRACLAPGGVLATNLHSGIPGYAAARATFETAWPHTAVFPVFGGNVVAVGGELAALAAPAFSARLSLVEQHFLGHLSLSRLASGRDSRASAGKTGRILHDTDQP
- a CDS encoding biopolymer transporter ExbD, with protein sequence MQFSKHPQPSPNLDSVALTDIIMNMFIFFFITFSFLATFNQTREGRVDVSLPKASSAASQVERTRLTVSLDKGGGLFLNEQETSLEQLQNVFQAEREKGSEVTLVVRADQEVQHGRVVGVMDLARTEGLHRLAIATVK
- a CDS encoding MotA/TolQ/ExbB proton channel family protein; the protein is MLFIIAVLSVVAFAIVLAKFWSLWRFRTHLSTLNQRIEPQLAEGNISVALGVCREYTSPLSRLFEAAIVYRDRGHSELTRRLERLGGDVVAALESYLGVLAAVIGVAPMLGFLGTIIGLIRAFMSWEMMGDQITINILAGGIYEAMITTAAGLSVTIPYYLIYNHLTARVKRLTRLTEEHTETLIDMLTQAQPREPLSDAV
- a CDS encoding tetratricopeptide repeat protein; this translates as MMKAEVGTMNRGLTTRSAFRLVCPFRFRIPYAALLIGACCLVSGLAAPGPGHAATISDLAPRAAQAKNRANQLRTGGKAGQLNAIGVIGPLAMEFVAASDLATAVKTKRASVRQVYTDLSAPLQAIYKANTDVMERWMQDIMAVDGDLEALYEEARWRDAQDVAARALYFLNWLKYVGSFVYEGERQAQLLKDAINGFSEFASGPASSIKRETLFGRALSERELGEYDWAINDFEALLKDKATSPSMRAKVTNALAETRRLAKRGKRSGPSPEDLLEQQLAEASGLFERSQQERGTQRRKTRERAIGLVLGVKESENADDTWRAKADTLLAQVLNEDEKLALDPYMPWHNAAAFIRKGQYAKAIPVLRTVLESDDSRARRHKQDARYYLGDALLRTGRLHQAITTLDSYLNGGSSKNAVNAAYLRFKAAEALFAQSQNQTNGRLYVNAARDLIKRDPKNRSKAVHEAHFRLGEYQHGQENYLEAVNSYRRVRGSTEFRFRADFATLQSYFSIYEQWEEEPDKDLGISPDDLKQGIRDGLVAFEQSSAAFEKQNPKGKKRENLRNYRGRVKFMHAVLLSEDTDANATQIADLLHDFEQHYPAHKDAFETVARVRLVTLEKAGRFEELEKNVAAIFATYDTDKRLELLTALDQVLVRDIRTLKKQNDRENLQAAKRTLARLYSDKITRQDFAADESQDKFKYELAQLYLDVRDYGQAAALYTQLQDGPYSLVSLAGLARIAEVNGNKEQALAYWEEMLRDSQAGDPIWFRGSYEVAVLNVSLGNAQAGCRTARGTRTMLNRLGDQQLKKQIQDFVNKNCGV